One region of bacterium genomic DNA includes:
- a CDS encoding glycosidase, with translation MSDGPFTRVTNKPLITPADVPIKANSVFNPGVVEYKGETLLLLRIEVRRGISEIRVARSRNGIDSWRFDDKALLCPDQAEFPYEEWGCEDPRVTQIAPDEWVIAYTAYSRYGPAVALARTKDFVSVERLGTVLPPTNKDACLFPEQFDGHWIMLHRPVTGGQEHIWYASSPDDMVYWSQPGVLIPERGGPWWDGLRIGVGAPPIKTDQGWLMIYHGVKEAAGHPVYRLGLALLDLENPRKVLARASDWCFGPEVDYEQYGLVPNVVFTCGALTHGDEVWMYYGAADTAVGLATAKLSTLVDFVWEHDYLDMVGRNKGMVE, from the coding sequence ATGTCTGATGGACCCTTTACGAGAGTAACAAACAAACCACTGATAACACCTGCGGATGTGCCCATAAAGGCGAATTCGGTGTTCAATCCAGGTGTAGTCGAGTATAAAGGGGAGACTCTCCTGCTGCTTCGCATAGAGGTGCGGCGCGGTATCTCCGAGATTCGAGTAGCAAGGAGTAGAAACGGCATAGACTCTTGGCGCTTTGACGACAAAGCTCTGCTGTGTCCTGACCAAGCTGAGTTTCCATATGAAGAGTGGGGCTGTGAAGACCCGCGAGTCACGCAGATCGCGCCGGACGAGTGGGTTATAGCCTACACGGCCTATTCCAGATATGGTCCGGCGGTCGCTCTTGCAAGGACAAAAGATTTCGTGAGTGTGGAAAGGCTCGGCACTGTCCTTCCTCCGACAAACAAAGACGCGTGCCTTTTTCCCGAGCAGTTCGACGGCCATTGGATAATGCTCCACAGGCCGGTCACCGGCGGTCAGGAGCACATATGGTATGCCAGTTCACCTGATGACATGGTCTATTGGAGTCAGCCGGGCGTGCTGATCCCTGAGCGCGGCGGTCCCTGGTGGGACGGTCTGAGGATAGGTGTCGGTGCGCCGCCCATAAAGACCGATCAGGGTTGGCTGATGATATATCACGGCGTAAAAGAGGCCGCAGGCCATCCTGTATATAGACTGGGACTGGCGCTGCTCGATCTGGAGAATCCGCGAAAGGTGCTTGCGAGAGCATCTGACTGGTGCTTTGGTCCCGAGGTCGATTATGAGCAGTATGGTCTGGTGCCGAACGTGGTTTTCACATGCGGGGCGCTCACGCACGGAGATGAGGTCTGGATGTATTATGGAGCAGCAGATACTGCAGTCGGCCTTGCAACGGCTAAGCTCTCTACACTGGTCGATTTTGTGTGGGAGCATGATTACCTGGATATGGTCGGCAGAAACAAGGGCATGGTGGAGTAG
- a CDS encoding branched-chain amino acid ABC transporter permease: MGHYIGLFFANGVVIGSIYALVALGFNVIYSTTGIINFAQGEFVMIGALTTAWSLAFLKLAMPLAILLGITVAAVVALISYLIGIRPARGASAVTYIILTIALSIVLKSASSFIWGTDPYTLPKLMHGSVKIGAGQMDMHSLLVIPVAGACMLLLVVFFRFTRLGMNMRACAQSREGAKLCGISVDTVSAMSFALSAALAAVGGVMITPILSMQFDGGTMIGIKGFSAAILGGLGNPVGCVLGGLIIGVLEQFICYFSSGYKDILALAIVVVLLLIKPRGILSR, translated from the coding sequence ATGGGACATTACATCGGCTTATTTTTTGCAAACGGGGTGGTGATAGGCAGCATCTACGCGCTCGTGGCGCTTGGGTTCAACGTCATCTACTCGACGACCGGGATCATCAACTTTGCCCAGGGTGAGTTTGTGATGATCGGTGCTCTGACGACCGCCTGGAGTCTTGCATTTCTCAAGCTGGCCATGCCTCTGGCAATTCTGTTGGGGATCACTGTTGCGGCAGTAGTTGCCCTTATATCATATTTGATCGGTATACGGCCCGCCAGGGGTGCTTCTGCCGTAACATATATAATTCTGACAATCGCTCTTTCGATCGTACTCAAGTCAGCCTCATCATTTATATGGGGGACCGATCCCTACACTCTTCCCAAACTGATGCATGGTTCGGTCAAAATCGGCGCGGGTCAAATGGATATGCATTCTCTGCTGGTTATCCCGGTTGCAGGCGCGTGTATGCTTTTGCTCGTTGTGTTTTTCAGGTTTACGCGGCTGGGGATGAACATGCGCGCGTGTGCACAGAGCAGGGAGGGCGCAAAACTCTGCGGCATCAGCGTGGACACAGTTTCTGCGATGTCGTTTGCCTTGAGTGCGGCGCTTGCTGCAGTTGGCGGAGTGATGATAACGCCGATCCTGAGTATGCAGTTCGATGGCGGCACAATGATCGGCATCAAAGGCTTTTCCGCAGCAATCCTCGGCGGGTTGGGCAATCCAGTCGGTTGTGTGCTCGGCGGATTGATAATCGGGGTTCTGGAGCAGTTCATATGCTATTTCAGTTCGGGCTATAAAGACATCCTTGCGCTGGCGATTGTGGTCGTGCTGCTGCTCATCAAGCCCAGGGGGATTTTGTCGAGATGA
- a CDS encoding ABC transporter ATP-binding protein, which yields MLELTNITKAFGGVRAVDDVSFSIDEGSLTAIIGPNGAGKTTLFNLIAAAMPADGGHISFMGKRLPPLPHKAAKRGIARTFQNVRLFHEMTLLENVLCAWNEGSFVGCSIWPGGYREDERLRMKRASYILEDMGLGDDMNTRAGDLPFGRQRLAEIARALALRPKLLLLDEPAAGLNRTESVQLAKLIRHIVSGGITVLLVEHDMQLVMKLAERVIVLDSGALIADGMPSEVSNNPRVIEAYLGASEC from the coding sequence ATGCTTGAATTGACTAACATAACTAAAGCATTTGGCGGCGTGCGTGCTGTGGACGACGTGAGCTTTTCTATTGACGAGGGTAGTCTGACGGCAATCATCGGTCCGAACGGGGCAGGCAAGACCACTCTGTTCAACCTGATTGCTGCGGCGATGCCTGCCGATGGGGGTCATATCAGCTTTATGGGCAAGAGGCTTCCACCCCTGCCGCACAAGGCTGCAAAACGAGGCATAGCTCGCACATTTCAAAATGTCCGGCTCTTTCATGAGATGACTCTGCTCGAGAACGTGCTTTGCGCATGGAACGAGGGTTCCTTTGTCGGCTGTTCCATATGGCCAGGCGGATATCGAGAGGACGAGCGCCTGCGTATGAAGCGGGCGAGTTATATACTGGAAGACATGGGTCTTGGTGATGATATGAATACGAGGGCGGGCGATCTACCTTTCGGCAGGCAGAGGCTTGCGGAGATTGCGAGGGCACTTGCACTTCGCCCAAAGCTGCTGCTTTTGGATGAACCTGCAGCCGGTCTCAACAGGACGGAAAGCGTGCAGCTTGCAAAGTTGATTCGCCATATCGTGAGCGGCGGGATTACCGTGCTGCTGGTCGAGCATGATATGCAGTTGGTTATGAAGTTGGCCGAGCGTGTAATAGTGCTCGACAGCGGAGCGCTAATCGCGGATGGCATGCCGTCCGAGGTCAGCAACAATCCGAGGGTCATCGAGGCCTATTTAGGGGCAAGCGAATGCTGA
- a CDS encoding branched-chain amino acid ABC transporter permease: MMGKYPRPKPLWKIYTGPLGLVMAVIIFPKLLPGDYSYLLDLAQLCGIYVIIVCGLTLLMGYTGQVSLGHAGFYALGGYIPAVLIRSLHWPMWSAILAGIIGTALISFLIGGSILRLKGNHLAMATLAIGIIIGEGISKFPITGGADGILGLPQITCFGLVKDSLGKFYFIWAVVTVCVVWAIQLIESPQGRSLRAIEGDESAASSLGINTFTLKVKVFTASCVLAAIGGILFAFVQSGGMLLPEEFGLMMNVQLMMMVVIGGMGSIWGSVAGGVILTALHEIINLTGTAAGAADTSRIEHLVFGVMLGLILILSPSGMIPGLKRAAARLAGSVRRQ; encoded by the coding sequence ATGATGGGCAAATATCCTCGTCCCAAGCCGCTTTGGAAGATATATACTGGGCCGCTTGGGTTGGTCATGGCGGTAATTATTTTTCCCAAACTCCTGCCGGGTGATTATTCATACTTGCTCGATCTTGCTCAGCTTTGCGGGATATATGTAATTATCGTATGCGGCCTGACCTTGCTTATGGGCTACACCGGCCAGGTATCGCTCGGTCATGCCGGTTTCTATGCTCTCGGGGGATACATTCCCGCCGTGCTCATCAGGTCGCTGCACTGGCCGATGTGGTCGGCGATTCTGGCGGGAATCATTGGGACTGCATTGATATCATTTCTGATCGGCGGCTCAATCCTTCGACTCAAAGGCAACCATCTCGCTATGGCGACCCTGGCGATAGGCATTATAATCGGGGAGGGGATATCAAAGTTTCCAATCACGGGCGGCGCCGATGGAATACTGGGTCTTCCGCAGATCACATGTTTTGGTCTGGTCAAGGACAGCCTGGGCAAGTTCTATTTCATATGGGCTGTTGTCACAGTGTGCGTTGTCTGGGCGATCCAGCTTATTGAGTCTCCTCAAGGCCGCAGTCTCAGAGCCATAGAGGGTGACGAATCCGCCGCGTCATCGCTCGGCATCAACACGTTCACTCTCAAGGTCAAGGTGTTCACGGCTTCATGCGTGCTTGCAGCTATCGGGGGCATACTCTTTGCGTTTGTACAGTCGGGCGGCATGCTCCTGCCTGAAGAGTTCGGCCTGATGATGAACGTTCAGCTTATGATGATGGTAGTGATAGGCGGCATGGGCAGCATCTGGGGCAGCGTGGCCGGCGGAGTGATCTTGACTGCGCTGCATGAGATTATCAATCTTACAGGCACTGCGGCGGGCGCTGCCGATACATCGCGCATCGAGCACTTGGTTTTTGGTGTTATGCTTGGGCTGATTTTAATTTTATCGCCTTCGGGGATGATTCCGGGGCTTAAGAGGGCAGCTGCCCGTCTTGCGGGCTCTGTCAGGAGGCAGTGA